From a region of the Labilithrix sp. genome:
- a CDS encoding VOC family protein: MRIHHLALRTDDLAALERFYAGVLGLAITRRNPRSLWLDAGGTILMLEERDPDEPRIDPTTKELLCFALPPAARDRFATSPEIEVEARTDFTLYFRDPDGRRIAVSSYPQQ; the protein is encoded by the coding sequence ATGCGGATCCATCACCTCGCCCTTCGCACCGACGACCTCGCCGCGCTGGAGCGCTTCTACGCCGGCGTCCTCGGCCTCGCGATCACCCGCCGCAACCCGCGCTCCCTCTGGCTCGACGCCGGCGGCACCATCCTGATGCTCGAAGAGCGCGACCCCGACGAGCCTCGCATCGACCCGACGACAAAGGAGCTCCTCTGCTTCGCGCTGCCCCCCGCCGCCCGCGACCGCTTCGCCACGAGCCCCGAGATCGAAGTCGAGGCGCGCACCGACTTCACCCTCTACTTCCGCGACCCAGACGGCCGCCGCATCGCCGTCTCATCCTACCCACAGCAGTAG
- a CDS encoding glycerophosphodiester phosphodiesterase: MVKVLGHRGGRGEGWPAENSIAAFARAFAEGADGVELDVRLSRDGVPVLLHDPKLADGRVVGRCLRAELDAATLDDALDVCRGKIVNVEVKPDAPQRFALVRAVARSLARAARDVEVVVSSFDPAIVLAFAALAPRHPRAMLVGARTPRLTTRLPLALRRLVVAAHLHDTLVSAAVAARIRAAGLRLCVWTVNDASRASELAALGAEWLITDGPREIVAATR; the protein is encoded by the coding sequence GTGGTGAAGGTCCTCGGCCATCGCGGCGGGCGAGGGGAGGGCTGGCCGGCGGAGAACTCGATCGCGGCGTTCGCGCGCGCGTTCGCGGAGGGGGCGGACGGCGTGGAGCTCGACGTGCGGCTCTCGCGCGACGGAGTGCCGGTGCTGCTCCACGATCCGAAGCTCGCGGACGGACGCGTCGTCGGGCGCTGCCTCCGCGCCGAGCTCGACGCGGCGACGCTCGACGACGCGCTCGACGTCTGCCGCGGCAAGATCGTGAACGTCGAGGTGAAGCCCGACGCGCCGCAGCGATTCGCGCTCGTCCGCGCGGTCGCGCGCTCGCTGGCGCGCGCGGCGCGCGACGTCGAGGTGGTGGTGAGCTCGTTCGACCCCGCGATCGTCCTCGCCTTCGCGGCGCTCGCGCCCCGGCATCCACGCGCGATGCTCGTCGGCGCGCGGACCCCGCGCCTCACGACGCGGCTCCCCCTCGCGCTGCGGCGGCTCGTCGTGGCCGCCCATCTCCACGATACGCTCGTGAGCGCCGCCGTCGCCGCGCGCATCCGTGCGGCCGGCCTCCGCCTCTGCGTATGGACCGTGAACGACGCGTCGCGCGCGTCGGAGCTCGCCGCCCTCGGGGCGGAGTGGCTCATCACCGACGGCCCGCGAGAAATCGTCGCTGCTACCCGCTGA
- a CDS encoding DoxX family protein, with amino-acid sequence MNTNIALLVPPAAPATKWGARIVGGLAMAFLAFDAAIKIALYGPAVEGSAKLGFTPSAVVALGALELVMILLYLVPRTAPIGAVLWTGYLGGAICVHVQQGDPWLSHTLFPIYVAVMLWLPLFLRDERVRNLLVA; translated from the coding sequence ATGAACACGAACATCGCTCTTCTCGTCCCGCCCGCTGCTCCCGCCACGAAGTGGGGCGCCCGCATCGTTGGAGGTCTCGCCATGGCGTTCCTCGCGTTCGACGCCGCGATCAAGATCGCGCTCTATGGTCCCGCGGTCGAAGGGTCCGCGAAGCTCGGCTTCACACCCTCCGCCGTCGTCGCCCTCGGCGCCCTCGAGCTGGTCATGATCCTCCTCTACCTCGTGCCCCGCACCGCGCCGATCGGCGCCGTCCTCTGGACCGGCTACCTCGGCGGCGCGATCTGCGTCCACGTGCAGCAGGGAGACCCGTGGCTCAGCCACACGCTGTTCCCGATCTACGTCGCGGTCATGCTCTGGCTGCCGCTGTTCCTGCGCGACGAGCGAGTGCGCAACCTTTTGGTTGCGTGA
- a CDS encoding winged helix-turn-helix transcriptional regulator codes for MSVRAEAIRVRDASPLFAALGDETRLKLVARLAKTGPASISRLSAKADVTRQAITKHLEVLAGAGLVKSRRVGRERVWELDPARLADAHRHLDAIAKQWEVTLARLERD; via the coding sequence ATGTCCGTGCGCGCTGAGGCCATCCGGGTGCGGGACGCTTCGCCGCTCTTCGCCGCGCTCGGCGACGAGACCCGACTGAAGCTCGTCGCGCGGCTCGCGAAGACGGGGCCCGCCTCGATCTCGCGGCTCAGCGCGAAGGCCGACGTCACGCGGCAGGCGATCACGAAGCACCTCGAGGTGCTCGCCGGCGCCGGGCTCGTGAAGAGCCGGCGCGTCGGACGCGAGCGCGTCTGGGAGCTCGATCCCGCGCGCCTCGCCGACGCACATCGTCACCTCGACGCGATCGCGAAGCAGTGGGAGGTCACGCTCGCCCGCCTCGAGCGCGACTGA